From a single Peromyscus maniculatus bairdii isolate BWxNUB_F1_BW_parent chromosome 4, HU_Pman_BW_mat_3.1, whole genome shotgun sequence genomic region:
- the Znf408 gene encoding zinc finger protein 408 isoform X1: MKEAEEVLLGKTLPLPPEPRLGQDSGWSPSAEGFAQGLKDFLPGTIPAILALKSLPQGLAVGPSRARKQHLGVWCVGEPLQLGLHWGPLEVDSGLEEKGRGVKPPHEEDPSLGWSGAICTWKQSSAWISLVQRSRLQSDGNVSLVSIHEKLHLQVCQTVLPGSEVLLCPQPPSRSLSVMHPRLGEEAAAVGAAEEESAAQEEVASPREDAAESCTDPGHESPHRLQGEKAMVGSGPVAQAGDQPFKDSQPLGLLLQDDVMDKECLPQTPPELQDDSATQKSPESHEASLLTPTGPQVQTCPAQKLYVSSSECLSTVKVSEPRTQLPNFPVGLCSPPDPVGSSSKQGRRYQCGECGKAFLQLCHLKKHAFVHTDHKPFLCTECGKSYSSEESFKAHMLGHRGVRPFPCSQCDKAYGTRRDLREHQVVHSGARPFVCEQCGKAFARRPSLRLHRKTHQMPDAPSPCPCPVCGRLLATQGSLRNHMRLHTGEKPFLCPHCGRAFRQRGNLRGHLRLHTGERPYRCPHCANTFPQLPELRRHLISHTGEAYLCPVCGKALRDPHTLRAHERLHSGERPFRCPQCGRAYTLATKLRRHLKSHMTDKPHRCPVCGMGYALPQSLKRHQLSHQHGVSSSPPLPPAASEPTMVLLQSEPEPRDTCSQQEVPPSGGIVEVTISENQEKCFVVPEEPAPSPSLVLIHKDVGFSGWAEVVEVEAGT; the protein is encoded by the exons ATGAAGGAGGCGGAGGAGGTGCTTTTGGGGAAGACACTGCCGCTCC CCCCCGAGCCGCGCCTGGGCCAGGACTCAGGATGGAGCCCTTCTGCAGAAGGCTTTGCTCAGGGCCTCAAAGACTTCCTGCCTGGTACGATCCCTGCCATACTTGCTCTAAAGAGTCTCCCCCAGGGCTTGGCCGTGGGCCCCTCCCGCGCCAGGAAACAGCACTTGGGGGTCTGGTGTGTCGGAGAGCCGCTTCAGCTCGGCCTGCATTGGGGACCTCTGGAAGTGGACTCCGGCTTGGAGGAGAAGGGCCGGGGAGTGAAGCCACCGCACGAGGAG GACCCGTCACTAGGCTGGTCGGGAGCCATATGCACCTGGAAGCAAAGTTCAGCTTGGATCAG TTTGGTGCAGCGATCTAGGCTGCAGAGTGATGGGAATGTGTCCTTGGTTTCGATCCATGAGAAGCTTCACCTGCAGGTGTGCCAGACTGTGTTGCCAGGCTCCGAGGTGCTGCTGTGCCCACAGCCTCCCTCCAGGAGCCTAAGCGTCATGCACCCCAGGCTAGGGGAGGAAGCAGCTGCAGTGGGGGCGGCAGAAGAGGAGTCTGCTGCACAGGAGGAAGTGGCCTCCCCCCGAGAGGATGCAGCAGAGTCATGCACAG ATCCTGGTCATGAGTCACCCCATCGTCTCCAAGGGGAAAAGGCTATGGTAGGTTCTGGACCAGTGGCCCAAGCCGGAGATCAGCCTTTCAAGGATAGCCAACCCCTTGGCTTGTTGCTTCAAGATGATGTCATGGATAAGGAGTGCCTGCCACAGACACCACCTGAACTTCAGGACGACTCAGCTACCCAGAAGAGCCCAGAGAGCCATGAAGCCAGTTTATTAACTCCCACAGGGCCCCAGGTGCAAACCTGCCCAGCCCAGAAGTTATATGTCTCAAGCAGTGAGTGCCTGTCTACAGTAAAGGTCTCAGAGCCCAGAACCCAGCTCCCTAACTTCCCTGTAGGGCTGTGCAGCCCTCCTGACCCGGTAGGAAGCTCCTCAAAGCAGGGGCGACGATACCAGTGTGGGGAGTGTGGCAAGGCATTCCTGCAGCTCTGCCACCTCAAGAAGCATGCGTTTGTGCACACAGACCACAAGCCCTTCCTGTGCACTGAGTGTGGCAAGAGTTACAGTTCCGAGGAAAGCTTCAAAGCCCACATGCTGGGTCACCGAGGGGTGAGGCCCTTCCCGTGCTCACAGTGTGACAAGGCGTATGGTACCCGCAGAGACCTCAGAGAGCATCAGGTGGTCCATTCAGGTGCCCGGCCCTTTGTGTGTGAGCAGTGTGGCAAAGCCTTCGCCCGCCGGCCTTCCCTGCGGCTACACCGGAAGACCCACCAGATGCCAGATGCCCCTTCCCCGTGCCCATGCCCAGTGTGCGGGCGGCTCCTGGCCACCCAGGGTTCACTGCGGAACCACATGAGGCTCCACACCGGGGAAAAGCCCTTCCTGTGCCCGCACTGTGGCCGAGCATTCCGCCAGCGGGGCAACCTCCGCGGGCACTTGAGGCTGCACACGGGAGAGCGCCCGTATCGATGTCCACACTGCGCCAATACCTTCCCCCAGCTTCCCGAGCTCCGGCGCCATCTCATCTCCCACACTGGCGAGGCCTACCTGTGCCCGGTGTGTGGGAAGGCCCTCCGGGACCCACATACCCTCCGTGCTCATGAGCGCCTACACTCGGGGGAAAGGCCCTTTCGGTGCCCGCAATGTGGCCGAGCTTACACACTGGCCACCAAGCTGCGCCGTCACCTCAAGTCCCACATGACAGACAAGCCCCACCGATGCCCTGTCTGTGGCATGGGCTACGCCCTCCCTCAAAGCCTCAAGCGGCACCAGCTCAGTCACCAGCATGGGGTTTCCTCgagccctcctctgcctcccgctGCCTCCGAGCCCACCATGGTGCTCCTGCAAAGTGAGCCAGAGCCGCGGGACACATGCAGCCAACAGGAAGTGCCCCCAAGTGGGGGCATTGTGGAGGTCACCATCTCTGAGAACCAGGAAAAGTGCTTTGTGGTGCCCGAGGAGCCAGCCCCTAGCCCCAGCCTGGTGCTGATCCACAAGGACGTGGGCTTCAGTGGCTGGGCCGAGGTGGTAGAGGTAGAAGCCGGCACCTGA
- the Znf408 gene encoding zinc finger protein 408 isoform X2 has protein sequence MPPSRAWARTQDGALLQKALLRASKTSCLDPSLGWSGAICTWKQSSAWISLVQRSRLQSDGNVSLVSIHEKLHLQVCQTVLPGSEVLLCPQPPSRSLSVMHPRLGEEAAAVGAAEEESAAQEEVASPREDAAESCTDPGHESPHRLQGEKAMVGSGPVAQAGDQPFKDSQPLGLLLQDDVMDKECLPQTPPELQDDSATQKSPESHEASLLTPTGPQVQTCPAQKLYVSSSECLSTVKVSEPRTQLPNFPVGLCSPPDPVGSSSKQGRRYQCGECGKAFLQLCHLKKHAFVHTDHKPFLCTECGKSYSSEESFKAHMLGHRGVRPFPCSQCDKAYGTRRDLREHQVVHSGARPFVCEQCGKAFARRPSLRLHRKTHQMPDAPSPCPCPVCGRLLATQGSLRNHMRLHTGEKPFLCPHCGRAFRQRGNLRGHLRLHTGERPYRCPHCANTFPQLPELRRHLISHTGEAYLCPVCGKALRDPHTLRAHERLHSGERPFRCPQCGRAYTLATKLRRHLKSHMTDKPHRCPVCGMGYALPQSLKRHQLSHQHGVSSSPPLPPAASEPTMVLLQSEPEPRDTCSQQEVPPSGGIVEVTISENQEKCFVVPEEPAPSPSLVLIHKDVGFSGWAEVVEVEAGT, from the exons ATG CCCCCGAGCCGCGCCTGGGCCAGGACTCAGGATGGAGCCCTTCTGCAGAAGGCTTTGCTCAGGGCCTCAAAGACTTCCTGCCTG GACCCGTCACTAGGCTGGTCGGGAGCCATATGCACCTGGAAGCAAAGTTCAGCTTGGATCAG TTTGGTGCAGCGATCTAGGCTGCAGAGTGATGGGAATGTGTCCTTGGTTTCGATCCATGAGAAGCTTCACCTGCAGGTGTGCCAGACTGTGTTGCCAGGCTCCGAGGTGCTGCTGTGCCCACAGCCTCCCTCCAGGAGCCTAAGCGTCATGCACCCCAGGCTAGGGGAGGAAGCAGCTGCAGTGGGGGCGGCAGAAGAGGAGTCTGCTGCACAGGAGGAAGTGGCCTCCCCCCGAGAGGATGCAGCAGAGTCATGCACAG ATCCTGGTCATGAGTCACCCCATCGTCTCCAAGGGGAAAAGGCTATGGTAGGTTCTGGACCAGTGGCCCAAGCCGGAGATCAGCCTTTCAAGGATAGCCAACCCCTTGGCTTGTTGCTTCAAGATGATGTCATGGATAAGGAGTGCCTGCCACAGACACCACCTGAACTTCAGGACGACTCAGCTACCCAGAAGAGCCCAGAGAGCCATGAAGCCAGTTTATTAACTCCCACAGGGCCCCAGGTGCAAACCTGCCCAGCCCAGAAGTTATATGTCTCAAGCAGTGAGTGCCTGTCTACAGTAAAGGTCTCAGAGCCCAGAACCCAGCTCCCTAACTTCCCTGTAGGGCTGTGCAGCCCTCCTGACCCGGTAGGAAGCTCCTCAAAGCAGGGGCGACGATACCAGTGTGGGGAGTGTGGCAAGGCATTCCTGCAGCTCTGCCACCTCAAGAAGCATGCGTTTGTGCACACAGACCACAAGCCCTTCCTGTGCACTGAGTGTGGCAAGAGTTACAGTTCCGAGGAAAGCTTCAAAGCCCACATGCTGGGTCACCGAGGGGTGAGGCCCTTCCCGTGCTCACAGTGTGACAAGGCGTATGGTACCCGCAGAGACCTCAGAGAGCATCAGGTGGTCCATTCAGGTGCCCGGCCCTTTGTGTGTGAGCAGTGTGGCAAAGCCTTCGCCCGCCGGCCTTCCCTGCGGCTACACCGGAAGACCCACCAGATGCCAGATGCCCCTTCCCCGTGCCCATGCCCAGTGTGCGGGCGGCTCCTGGCCACCCAGGGTTCACTGCGGAACCACATGAGGCTCCACACCGGGGAAAAGCCCTTCCTGTGCCCGCACTGTGGCCGAGCATTCCGCCAGCGGGGCAACCTCCGCGGGCACTTGAGGCTGCACACGGGAGAGCGCCCGTATCGATGTCCACACTGCGCCAATACCTTCCCCCAGCTTCCCGAGCTCCGGCGCCATCTCATCTCCCACACTGGCGAGGCCTACCTGTGCCCGGTGTGTGGGAAGGCCCTCCGGGACCCACATACCCTCCGTGCTCATGAGCGCCTACACTCGGGGGAAAGGCCCTTTCGGTGCCCGCAATGTGGCCGAGCTTACACACTGGCCACCAAGCTGCGCCGTCACCTCAAGTCCCACATGACAGACAAGCCCCACCGATGCCCTGTCTGTGGCATGGGCTACGCCCTCCCTCAAAGCCTCAAGCGGCACCAGCTCAGTCACCAGCATGGGGTTTCCTCgagccctcctctgcctcccgctGCCTCCGAGCCCACCATGGTGCTCCTGCAAAGTGAGCCAGAGCCGCGGGACACATGCAGCCAACAGGAAGTGCCCCCAAGTGGGGGCATTGTGGAGGTCACCATCTCTGAGAACCAGGAAAAGTGCTTTGTGGTGCCCGAGGAGCCAGCCCCTAGCCCCAGCCTGGTGCTGATCCACAAGGACGTGGGCTTCAGTGGCTGGGCCGAGGTGGTAGAGGTAGAAGCCGGCACCTGA
- the Znf408 gene encoding zinc finger protein 408 isoform X3, whose translation MHPRLGEEAAAVGAAEEESAAQEEVASPREDAAESCTDPGHESPHRLQGEKAMVGSGPVAQAGDQPFKDSQPLGLLLQDDVMDKECLPQTPPELQDDSATQKSPESHEASLLTPTGPQVQTCPAQKLYVSSSECLSTVKVSEPRTQLPNFPVGLCSPPDPVGSSSKQGRRYQCGECGKAFLQLCHLKKHAFVHTDHKPFLCTECGKSYSSEESFKAHMLGHRGVRPFPCSQCDKAYGTRRDLREHQVVHSGARPFVCEQCGKAFARRPSLRLHRKTHQMPDAPSPCPCPVCGRLLATQGSLRNHMRLHTGEKPFLCPHCGRAFRQRGNLRGHLRLHTGERPYRCPHCANTFPQLPELRRHLISHTGEAYLCPVCGKALRDPHTLRAHERLHSGERPFRCPQCGRAYTLATKLRRHLKSHMTDKPHRCPVCGMGYALPQSLKRHQLSHQHGVSSSPPLPPAASEPTMVLLQSEPEPRDTCSQQEVPPSGGIVEVTISENQEKCFVVPEEPAPSPSLVLIHKDVGFSGWAEVVEVEAGT comes from the exons ATGCACCCCAGGCTAGGGGAGGAAGCAGCTGCAGTGGGGGCGGCAGAAGAGGAGTCTGCTGCACAGGAGGAAGTGGCCTCCCCCCGAGAGGATGCAGCAGAGTCATGCACAG ATCCTGGTCATGAGTCACCCCATCGTCTCCAAGGGGAAAAGGCTATGGTAGGTTCTGGACCAGTGGCCCAAGCCGGAGATCAGCCTTTCAAGGATAGCCAACCCCTTGGCTTGTTGCTTCAAGATGATGTCATGGATAAGGAGTGCCTGCCACAGACACCACCTGAACTTCAGGACGACTCAGCTACCCAGAAGAGCCCAGAGAGCCATGAAGCCAGTTTATTAACTCCCACAGGGCCCCAGGTGCAAACCTGCCCAGCCCAGAAGTTATATGTCTCAAGCAGTGAGTGCCTGTCTACAGTAAAGGTCTCAGAGCCCAGAACCCAGCTCCCTAACTTCCCTGTAGGGCTGTGCAGCCCTCCTGACCCGGTAGGAAGCTCCTCAAAGCAGGGGCGACGATACCAGTGTGGGGAGTGTGGCAAGGCATTCCTGCAGCTCTGCCACCTCAAGAAGCATGCGTTTGTGCACACAGACCACAAGCCCTTCCTGTGCACTGAGTGTGGCAAGAGTTACAGTTCCGAGGAAAGCTTCAAAGCCCACATGCTGGGTCACCGAGGGGTGAGGCCCTTCCCGTGCTCACAGTGTGACAAGGCGTATGGTACCCGCAGAGACCTCAGAGAGCATCAGGTGGTCCATTCAGGTGCCCGGCCCTTTGTGTGTGAGCAGTGTGGCAAAGCCTTCGCCCGCCGGCCTTCCCTGCGGCTACACCGGAAGACCCACCAGATGCCAGATGCCCCTTCCCCGTGCCCATGCCCAGTGTGCGGGCGGCTCCTGGCCACCCAGGGTTCACTGCGGAACCACATGAGGCTCCACACCGGGGAAAAGCCCTTCCTGTGCCCGCACTGTGGCCGAGCATTCCGCCAGCGGGGCAACCTCCGCGGGCACTTGAGGCTGCACACGGGAGAGCGCCCGTATCGATGTCCACACTGCGCCAATACCTTCCCCCAGCTTCCCGAGCTCCGGCGCCATCTCATCTCCCACACTGGCGAGGCCTACCTGTGCCCGGTGTGTGGGAAGGCCCTCCGGGACCCACATACCCTCCGTGCTCATGAGCGCCTACACTCGGGGGAAAGGCCCTTTCGGTGCCCGCAATGTGGCCGAGCTTACACACTGGCCACCAAGCTGCGCCGTCACCTCAAGTCCCACATGACAGACAAGCCCCACCGATGCCCTGTCTGTGGCATGGGCTACGCCCTCCCTCAAAGCCTCAAGCGGCACCAGCTCAGTCACCAGCATGGGGTTTCCTCgagccctcctctgcctcccgctGCCTCCGAGCCCACCATGGTGCTCCTGCAAAGTGAGCCAGAGCCGCGGGACACATGCAGCCAACAGGAAGTGCCCCCAAGTGGGGGCATTGTGGAGGTCACCATCTCTGAGAACCAGGAAAAGTGCTTTGTGGTGCCCGAGGAGCCAGCCCCTAGCCCCAGCCTGGTGCTGATCCACAAGGACGTGGGCTTCAGTGGCTGGGCCGAGGTGGTAGAGGTAGAAGCCGGCACCTGA
- the Znf408 gene encoding zinc finger protein 408 isoform X4: MVGSGPVAQAGDQPFKDSQPLGLLLQDDVMDKECLPQTPPELQDDSATQKSPESHEASLLTPTGPQVQTCPAQKLYVSSSECLSTVKVSEPRTQLPNFPVGLCSPPDPVGSSSKQGRRYQCGECGKAFLQLCHLKKHAFVHTDHKPFLCTECGKSYSSEESFKAHMLGHRGVRPFPCSQCDKAYGTRRDLREHQVVHSGARPFVCEQCGKAFARRPSLRLHRKTHQMPDAPSPCPCPVCGRLLATQGSLRNHMRLHTGEKPFLCPHCGRAFRQRGNLRGHLRLHTGERPYRCPHCANTFPQLPELRRHLISHTGEAYLCPVCGKALRDPHTLRAHERLHSGERPFRCPQCGRAYTLATKLRRHLKSHMTDKPHRCPVCGMGYALPQSLKRHQLSHQHGVSSSPPLPPAASEPTMVLLQSEPEPRDTCSQQEVPPSGGIVEVTISENQEKCFVVPEEPAPSPSLVLIHKDVGFSGWAEVVEVEAGT; the protein is encoded by the coding sequence ATGGTAGGTTCTGGACCAGTGGCCCAAGCCGGAGATCAGCCTTTCAAGGATAGCCAACCCCTTGGCTTGTTGCTTCAAGATGATGTCATGGATAAGGAGTGCCTGCCACAGACACCACCTGAACTTCAGGACGACTCAGCTACCCAGAAGAGCCCAGAGAGCCATGAAGCCAGTTTATTAACTCCCACAGGGCCCCAGGTGCAAACCTGCCCAGCCCAGAAGTTATATGTCTCAAGCAGTGAGTGCCTGTCTACAGTAAAGGTCTCAGAGCCCAGAACCCAGCTCCCTAACTTCCCTGTAGGGCTGTGCAGCCCTCCTGACCCGGTAGGAAGCTCCTCAAAGCAGGGGCGACGATACCAGTGTGGGGAGTGTGGCAAGGCATTCCTGCAGCTCTGCCACCTCAAGAAGCATGCGTTTGTGCACACAGACCACAAGCCCTTCCTGTGCACTGAGTGTGGCAAGAGTTACAGTTCCGAGGAAAGCTTCAAAGCCCACATGCTGGGTCACCGAGGGGTGAGGCCCTTCCCGTGCTCACAGTGTGACAAGGCGTATGGTACCCGCAGAGACCTCAGAGAGCATCAGGTGGTCCATTCAGGTGCCCGGCCCTTTGTGTGTGAGCAGTGTGGCAAAGCCTTCGCCCGCCGGCCTTCCCTGCGGCTACACCGGAAGACCCACCAGATGCCAGATGCCCCTTCCCCGTGCCCATGCCCAGTGTGCGGGCGGCTCCTGGCCACCCAGGGTTCACTGCGGAACCACATGAGGCTCCACACCGGGGAAAAGCCCTTCCTGTGCCCGCACTGTGGCCGAGCATTCCGCCAGCGGGGCAACCTCCGCGGGCACTTGAGGCTGCACACGGGAGAGCGCCCGTATCGATGTCCACACTGCGCCAATACCTTCCCCCAGCTTCCCGAGCTCCGGCGCCATCTCATCTCCCACACTGGCGAGGCCTACCTGTGCCCGGTGTGTGGGAAGGCCCTCCGGGACCCACATACCCTCCGTGCTCATGAGCGCCTACACTCGGGGGAAAGGCCCTTTCGGTGCCCGCAATGTGGCCGAGCTTACACACTGGCCACCAAGCTGCGCCGTCACCTCAAGTCCCACATGACAGACAAGCCCCACCGATGCCCTGTCTGTGGCATGGGCTACGCCCTCCCTCAAAGCCTCAAGCGGCACCAGCTCAGTCACCAGCATGGGGTTTCCTCgagccctcctctgcctcccgctGCCTCCGAGCCCACCATGGTGCTCCTGCAAAGTGAGCCAGAGCCGCGGGACACATGCAGCCAACAGGAAGTGCCCCCAAGTGGGGGCATTGTGGAGGTCACCATCTCTGAGAACCAGGAAAAGTGCTTTGTGGTGCCCGAGGAGCCAGCCCCTAGCCCCAGCCTGGTGCTGATCCACAAGGACGTGGGCTTCAGTGGCTGGGCCGAGGTGGTAGAGGTAGAAGCCGGCACCTGA